From the Heliangelus exortis chromosome 14, bHelExo1.hap1, whole genome shotgun sequence genome, one window contains:
- the LOC139802542 gene encoding brain-specific homeobox/POU domain protein 3: protein MMSMNSKQAFGMHPILHEPKYPHLHNSSEAIRRACLPAPQIQGNIFAGFDETLLRGAEALAAVDIVSQKTHPFKPDATYHTMSSVSCTPTSSSVHLHHPSVLTTHHPHHHHHQPSQGLDGELLDHLNSALPLGGVPGPDVGSTPSHPHSHMSAINHMAHHSQPMNIAHPHGLASHAVISGPETETDPRELESFAERFKQRRIKLGVTQADVGSALANLKIPGVGCLSQSTICRFESLTLSHNNMVALKPILEAWLEEAERAQREKMTKPEIYTGGDKKRKRTSIAAPEKRSLEAYFAVQPRPSSEKIAAIAEKLDLKKNVVRVWFCNQRQKQKRMKFSATY, encoded by the exons ATGATGTCCATGAACAGCAAGCAGGCGTTCGGCATGCACCCCATCCTGCACGAGCCCAAGTACCCCCATCTCCACAACAGCTCCGAGGCCATCCGCAGAGCCTGCCTGCCCGCCCCCCAG ATCCAGGGCAACATCTTTGCGGGCTTCGACGAGACCTTGCTGCGGGGTGCCGAGGCTCTGGCCGCCGTGGACATCGTctcacaaaaaacccaccccttCAAGCCAGATGCCACCTACCACACCATGAGCAGCGTCTCCTGCACTCCTACCTCGTCCTCCGTCCACCTCCACCACCCCTCCGTGCTGACCAcccaccatccccaccaccaccaccaccaacccTCCCAGGGCCTGGACGGGGAGCTGCTGGACCACCTCAACTCCGCTCTCCCCCTCGGAGGGGTGCCGGGCCCGGACGTGGGCTCTACACCGTCCCACCCTCACTCCCACATGTCGGCCATCAACCACATGGCCCACCACTCCCAACCTATGAACATAGCCCACCCCCACGGCCTGGCTTCCCACGCTGTCATCTCCGGCCCCGAGACGGAGACGGACCCCCGGGAGCTGGAATCCTTCGCCGAGCGCTTCAAGCAGCGAAGGATCAAGCTCGGGGTGACCCAAGCGGACGTCGGCTCCGCCTTGGCCAACCTGAAGATCCCGGGGGTTGGGTGCCTCAGCCAAAGCACGATCTGCAGGTTTGAATCCCTCACTTTGTCCCACAACAACATGGTGGCCCTCAAACCCATCTTAGAAGCCTGGCTGGAGGAAGCCGAGAGGGCGCAGAGGGAGAAAATGACCAAACCCGAGATCTACACGGGGGGGGATAAGAAACGCAAGCGCACGTCCATCGCCGCCCCCGAGAAGCGCTCGCTGGAGGCTTATTTTGCCGTCCAGCCCCGACCCTCCTCCGAGAAAATCGCCGCCATCGCCGAGAAGTTAGACTTGAAGAAGAACGTGGTGCGGGTCTGGTTTTGCAATCagagacagaagcagaaaaggatgAAATTTTCTGCCacttactga